One Etheostoma cragini isolate CJK2018 chromosome 18, CSU_Ecrag_1.0, whole genome shotgun sequence DNA window includes the following coding sequences:
- the erh gene encoding enhancer of rudimentary homolog — protein MSHTILLVQPTKRPEGRTYADYESVNECMEGVCKMYEEHLKRMNPNSPSITYDISQLFDFIDDLADLSCLVYRADTQTYQPYNKDWIKEKIYVLLRRQAQQAAK, from the exons ATG TCGCACACAATTTTGCTTGTCCAGCCAACCAAGAGACCCGAGGGCCGCACATATGCTGACTATGAGTCAGTGAATGAATGTATGGAAG GTGTTTGCAAAATGTATGAAGAGCATCTCAAGAGGATGAATCCAAACAGTCCCTCCATCACTTACGACATTAGTCAGTTGTTTGACTTTATTGACGACTTGGCAGATCTGAGCTGTCTTGT GTACAGAGCTGACACTCAAACATACCAACCATACAACAAAGACTGGATCAAGGAAAAGATATATGTCCTGCTGCGGCGTCAGGCTCAGCAGGCAGCAAAGTAA
- the paplnb gene encoding papilin b, proteoglycan-like sulfated glycoprotein encodes MKTLQVLVLLQLLAGPAFTLTQPTHDYWGEFGAYGPCSRTCGTGVAMRTRKCITSRTDGGHNCRGSSKSFRTCNTHECPAGSRDFREEQCAQLDRMDFQSKRQTWVPYYGASNPCELTCVPRGENFFYRHRTAVVDGTPCYVGRTDICVAGFCRILTQGEFMGLDEDTNSVHSAAPIAVAPHPSKTLTYIYKTGVYGQCSASCNGGMQYRNVECWVQDPGNPRVVEESYCITQRLQRPHSQQACNMHPCAAEYSVSSFSVCSVTCGEGQQTREVTCVGPGGERLDDHACSGLARPTSVQTCRRPACHTHITWHVTDYGLCTRSCGGGVRERRVGCFDTDLNPYSEARCGTASRPLSVETCNSQQCPRAQTVPSVQDPRAHESTIRGFLPHVPGDPSASRPHTNMATYPPVIGPRCAQSFYGCCPDGQTAATGLRNEGCSRDDCVRTRYGCCLDGVTPAQGFGRAGCPEYLTAVQQPPPPAPPSTGNICSMPRDEGPCDTWIVRFYYDSDTGKCTEFWYGSCHGNANNFVSLEACRRECGGMATPRGTPRRGSTSGALRARS; translated from the exons ATGAAGACCCTACAAGTCCTGGTTCTCCTACAGCTGCTGGCTGGACCTGCTTTTACT ctgacACAGCCAACCCATGACTACTGGGGAGAGTTTGGAGCCTATGGGCCCTGCAGCCGCACCTGCGGCACGGGAGTGGCAATGCGAACCAGGAAATGCATCACTTCGAG GACAGATGGGGGACATAACTGCAGAGGCTCCTCTAAGTCCTTCCGAACCTGCAACACACAT GAATGTCCAGCTGGATCACGGGACTTCAGGGAGGAGCAGTGCGCCCAGTTGGACAGAATGGACTTTCAGAGCAAGAGGCAGACATGGGTGCCTTATTATGGAG caTCCAATCCATGTGAGCTGACTTGTGTCCCAAGAGGAGAGAACTTCTTCTACCGACACAGAACTGCAGTGGTGGACGGGACTCCGTGCTATGTGGGCCGCACTGATATCTGTGTGGCTGGCTTCTGCAGG ATACTGACCCAGGGAGAGTTTATGGGCTTGGATGAGGACACTAATTCCGTTCACTCTGCTGCCCCCATTGCTGTTGCTCCTCACCCAAGCAAGACACtcacatatatatacaaaactggTGTCTATGGACAATGCTCTGCCTCATGCAATGGAGGCATGCAGTATCGCAACGTGGAGTGTTGGGTTCAGGACCCAGGGAACCCCCGTGTGGTGGAAGAGTCTTACTGCATCACCCAGCGCCTGCAGAGGCCACACAGCCAGCAGGCCTGCAACATGCATCCTTGTGCTGCGGAGTACAGTGTCTCCAGCTTCAGTGTG TGCTCGGTGACTTGTGGGGAGGGCCAGCAGACGAGGGAGGTGACCTGTGTTGGGCCGGGTGGGGAACGTCTGGATGACCATGCCTGTAGTGGACTGGCAAGACCCACGTCTGTCCAGACCTGCCGCAGACCtgcctgtcacacacacatcacctgGCATGTGACTGACTACGGACTG TGCACAAGAAGCTGCGGTGgtggtgtgagagagaggagagtggGCTGTTTTGATACAGATCTAAACCCTTACTCAGAGGCCCGCTGTGGAACAGCCAGTAGACCTCTCTCTGTGGAGACATGCAACTCACAGCAATGTCCCAGAGCACAGA CGGTCCCGAGTGTACAGGACCCCAGGGCACATGAAAGCACCATAAGAGGATTTTTGCCCCATGTTCCAGGAGACCCTTCAG CTTCCAGGCCACATACAAACATGGCTACCTACCCTCCTGTGATTGGTCCTCGCTGTGCACAGTCATTCTATGGCTGCTGTCCTGACGGCCAAACCGCTGCCACAGGGCTCAGGAACGAGGGCTGCTCCCGAGATGACTGTGTTCGCACCAG GTACGGCTGTTGTTTGGATGGTGTGACTCCAGCTCAAGGATTTGGAAGGGCTGGATGTCCTGAGTACCTGACAGCTGTG CAACAGCCACCACCTCCTGCCCCTCCATCCACTGGTAATATTTGCTCCATGCCACGTGATGAGGGCCCCTGTGATACTTGGATTGTCCGCTTCTACTACGACTCAGACACTGGCAAATGTACTGAGTTCTGGTATGGAAGCTGCCATGGAAACGCTAATAACTTTGTGTCCCTGGAAGCATGCCGTAGAGAGTGTGGGGGTATGGCGACCCCAAGAGGGACCCCAAGGAGAGGGTCAACCAGTGGTGCTTTGAGGGCAAGGTCATAA